From the Lathyrus oleraceus cultivar Zhongwan6 chromosome 3, CAAS_Psat_ZW6_1.0, whole genome shotgun sequence genome, the window tagcatgtcaattttcagctcaattggataaaaggaagtaggtcaatgaaaatcaagaagtccagacacaattatacaagccaattcaaggcattcaagcaagcatccacttcaataattcataaatcagtgtaaacaattaagaaatgaatgggaccaaaaccatgatgtcctataataTGTCTACcatcatcataccaaatttcacattcatccaataccatatgagaatttcacaaaggatatgccaacatgtgtcacacaaggttgcacaatgaacacacagtgaagaaaaatatcaatcaaattgaaaacacaaccaataaatccagaaaaattcacatgaCATCTTAACATaccaatgatcattcatgcaaaatttcaatccaatccaacaatcctaggccatgcaaataaattcatgaagttgacctagctaggtgtgacacaaattgtcacacctagattcaaaaaaacatatctcaatcatcaagtatccaaaaattacaaactatacatgtaaatcaccatcaacatgtccagaatgagcacaaaaattttcatgaatttctttaagagtatgagcatttcatgttgaaaatggcaaaacatgcaaaaatataacacaagtcaaagatcaataggccaggtcaacatttctccaagcacaacttatgttatcatacctataaaaaactagagagaatttggaatccatcaaaaaaagtctcactatttttggactagtaattaattttttatgattttttaaagttttgttagtttttgaaataattattaaaatgttttaattaattaaatgaattcAGTGGCACAATTGTAATTCTCGCTAGCCATGCCAAAACGCAGGCGTTTCACTTATTCAGTGTCACACGCTGATTGGCCAAAAGCGGAGGGAAACAATAATTCAAAACTGCACGCGAGCCAAACGGATCAAACCTCATAATTTTCCAGAAACTCATCGTTCTTCACCATCAATTTTCCAGAAAAGCTCAAGAACACATGAACAATGAATCTTCACTAAAATTTGCAAATGGATAtccattggaaaggtctaagtgCCAGGATTCCAAATATGTGATCAATTTATCCTAATTCTAACTGTAGCTCATGGATCGATCAAATTAGGTTTTGCATTCAAATCTTAAAATCCAGATATCTTGCTCTACAGTTCATCATTTCAAAAACTACACCTAGCACGATCATCTACATGGAAGGCACTATAGAACGCATATCACAATTCACAAAATGATGAGATTCGAAATCACACCTTAAATTGAAGACAATGTTGGATCTTTGAGCATTGGCGCGTGTTTCCTCAAAACAGATGCAGCATGAAGAAAGGGAAGTTGAATGGAGTGCTCAGGTTAGCTCGAAGTTGCTTCTATTGGAAGAAATTGCCAATTGCCATTGTTGAACCAAAGATAAACAGCCACGAATCCAATGTCCTTTTGATGCAAATTACCAAAACAGTTTGAGAGGAAGATGATTGGAGGATGAAGCAAAAAGAATCAAtcaaattgatgaagaattgaaggagtttgGATGAATTTGGTTCTTGAAGcttcttgatgaatttggagaattggagggaaaagttgttaGAGATTCTTGAGATTTGTGATATGATCATCATTCAGTTATGATTAAGTGTTTATACTCTCCCTTAATCCACTCTCTAATCATCAAATTAACCAAAATGACTTGATTAGCCAAAATGCAATTTtacaaagcaagggcaaaaatgtcATTTCACCCTGGGGCCCATGACAACTCACACATCCTCAAAATGCCATGTGTGATGAGTTGGCATTGGTCCCACATCCATTGGCATTGTAATTTTCATTTTCAACATGCTATGCCAAAATGTGTAATTTCAAGTGCAATTCCAAAATGCCTTTGCCAAATATTGAACCTTGGAAGTTTATGACAGTTGAGACAATCTCTAATTGGCAaatgtgaggtgttgcaaaaattcccatgccaaaattccaattatttctcaacttggaccattttgcccttggatttttaactgtgcacttgaaaattgactttttgcattgaccatttttgatgaattccaattatgcaccatgaaagtacatgtcaaatggagtttgcacataaaaagatcatcccatttggacactccatgtggaagttatgccactttgattatgggtcacttttgaaattgaatggaccataacttgccaaccatgcatgggaaattcttgttcttggactttttggaaaggtgagaacaagatatacaattttcatgttgaacaaattttaattttaatcttccttggacatgtaattttgaggtcaaaaactttccatttttggaaacttccattacaagtcactttctatttttggcaatttttgtcctgacttgattttctccattcttaagctttgaaatgtcaaataacacttgtttcaacatgaatgaagtgtatccaactcacttccacctccaaatccattaaatcatgcacagttgaccacagttgactttttcaactgatagatgaatttggcaatgcattgatcaatctgagccccaatcctctgatgaaatggctcaaggatgaaaccctaatttcaattagcacaataaaatcatatgatgatccccatatccattatagacctCATCTCCATGCCAAGCCCTGAatggcccaatgcaactgattagggttgaccagtggtcaaaaccctaatctcaagatatctgatccaacacttgatgatatcaaaccatgatgatgatgatgtatcactccaaacaagatgaagaccaatatcctttaagaatcatgaaaccctaatttggacctccacatcctcagatgattgatgaccagtccaatgaaaccctagcttgcactttgacttcctcatcttctgatcaagacttgggagaatgacttgcaccatgtaaccacatgatattcaatatgcaaatgcctaatgacctaaaaatgatatgcaaaatATGTTAAtctagtcccaagagaggagggcaaattttgaggtgttacacaatgatctgagaatctttcttacaagtttttcttcagccattttctctcctaagccaccagaagtgttggcaatttcaagaatgttcatgtggaagtcatgaatagtctcatcctctttcatcctcagattttcaaacttggtggtcagcatctgaagtttagacatcctcaccttggaagtaccttcatgagttgttttgagggtatcccaaacttctttagccagttcacagtgatacaccagtctgaaaatgttcttatttattccattgaacagtgcattcaaggccttagagtttccaagggctagagcctcttgctccttgtcccactctttTTCAGGGATTTGCAaaatgattccatctttacctgtcttcgttggatgttcccatcctttgttgacaactctccataccttgctatctagagacctcaagaaggctatcatacgaggtttccagtcatcatagttagaaccatccagcatgggtggtctatttgagaatcctacatccttgtccatggtactagaaagtaacgtccctagatctcacccagaaactaacaggcagggtgcctgctctgatgccaattgaaattctagttaacagactttcgatgtcacactagatgttatgacatccaattctgcgcagacaagaattatgcagaacttaaaagtaaagtgcagtaaataacacaagtaattatttacccagttcggtgtcacacacacctacgtctgggggctaccaagccagggaggaaatccactattagcagtattaattcaggccttaaaccacctgtttaatcctatcacttaatacctacccaatgcaatttcaatcttaaactaagaccagagttcctactcactccccctcaatcacctcactgattacaacctttaatttgtttaaagttaaatggtgaatttatacttcaaacaactcttgattgtgcttaacagctttaatcaagaaacacaacactcacgcttaaaagcttagagtgacataacacttacaactcaatgaacacactagtccaatgcaatcatctaggtgataattgcttggctcacaagttacacctaatacaagacatacataaaatacagcagtgaagAAAGAAGGTACAATGAATGCTTCACGCTTAaaacccctgagttgctgaaagtaggattgccatccttttatattgcagcacttgggccttgtacttgtattccctaaaattaaggttaagcaagttaacctaatttccacatattagggtgctaacaaataggctatttgttaggttcattaaatgtagctcagttgttagtttcctggattttagctcagctgttggattcctgaaaaatagcctgagaaaaatactgaaacagaaaaactaaccatcctacaatttagcatatgctgtcaggaatgaatgtcacaacattcagtttgacgtccataacagagaccatatgctaagtctgttgttttcctgaaaacagactgtactaaatgcTGAACTGTAACAGAgagaccaaccagtctatacttcagtatcggttgtcagagataaatgtcataaaatccagtttgacatttagacaatgggccatatgccaggtctgttatccaCCTGATAAACAGATTGAAATGAGTAttgaactgtagcagaaaaaccaacctgcctattgttcagtatatgctgtcattgatgaatgtcataacattcagtttgacattcagacagtaggctatgtgccaggtctgcTTCTCTCCTGAAAAATAGACTGAACtcaatactgagctataacagagcaaccaactattctatagttcagtatctactgtcatggatgaatgttataacatccagtttgacattcagtaaatcatgtattagctaaacctgcagcatactactcaagtatgtcatgacatcagtcaagacatcagagtacagttagtgttttaacacaaaatgcagccaatcaaacatctccaaggcatgtcatgacatcagtcaagacatcaaAGCACAtttagtgttttaacataaaatgcagccaatcaaacatctacactCCTTTTTACTTGTTCTATGGGAGTATTGGCAACTTCGCATCCAAGCATACTGGTTTCTTGAAGTAAATCCAGAGTGTACTTCCTTTGAGAAACTGAAATACCATTCTTTGTTCGTGCAATTTCCATCCCTAGAAAATACTTGAGTTGTCCCAAGtctttgacttcaaattcttttGCTAGAAGTTTCTTTAACTGGTTGACTTGTTCATCATCGTCTCCCGTAATtacaatatcatcaacatagacaaTAAACAAAGCTATCTTCCCATCCAAAGAGTGCTCGACAAACATGGTATGGTCTGTTTGACATTGAACAAAACCATCTTGCTTGACAACTTTTGTTAGTCTATCAAACCATGCCCTTGGTGATTGTTTGAGGCCATATAGAGATTTGCGAAGTCGACACACCATGTTGGCGGTTCCAGGTGATTCAAGTCCCGGAGGAATTTGCATATATACCTCTTCTTCTAACTCTCCATTTAGAAATGCATTCTTTATGTCTAGTTGGTGTAGGGGGCAATCTAGATTTGCTGCCAAAGATAGTAGAACCCGGACAAAATTGAGCTTCGCAACAGGTGCAAAAGTCTCCTCATAATCCACCCCGTATGATTGTGTGAACCCCTTTGCAACCAACCGAGCTTTGTACCTGTTTATACTCCCATCAGCATTGTGTTTAATTGAAAATATCCACTTGCATCCTACTGCTTTCTCCCCTTCTGGTATAGCAGTGATCTCCCATGTGCCATTTCTTACAAGTGCTTGAACTTCTTCTGTTACAGCTGCTGCCCATTCAGGTTTCTGCAATGCTTCTTGAATATTATTTGGAATTTCTATGTTGTCAACAGCTGCTACAAAGGACCTGTAACTTTGTGATAGTTTTCCATAGGAGATATATTTTTCAATATGGTGTTTAGTGCAAGTTCTAACCCCTTTTCTCATAGCAATAGGAATATCAATATCTATTGTATCAACATGTTCAGAGTTAGGAAGAATATTACCTGTGGGAACTTCATTTTCTAGAGTCTGGTTTGACTCATGGCCTTGCATTGGAGCTTTGTTTGACTCTACCTCCTTCCTTTTATAACAAAACCCTTCCACTTGCCTGTTTTTGGATCACAATCCTGTTGAGATGTGGTTGAAACTATAATTGGTTCTATTTTCGTCACAACTTCTGTTGTCCTTTCACTCGGCTGAATGTTTGAGGTCTGGTCTGGTAATTTTTCAGCTGGTTTAGGCATAGGTTCGGCTGATTGAGTGTTGCCGATTTGGTTTGGTAAGATTTTGTCATGTTCAGTTAGTTCAAGAGGCAAAAGTTGGTATTCTGAATTTTCTATATGCTCCCTCTGAATACCAATTTTGGTGTAATAGGGTTGATTTTCAAAGAAGGTTACATCCATAGTGTGGTAAAAAAAATTGGTATGGGGAGAGTAACACCTATATCCCTTTTGGTGAGGAGAGTAACCAAGAAAAATGCATATGATGGATTTTGGGTCTAATTTGCTTCGGTGAGGGTTGAGGTTATGGACAAAATTTGAGCATCCAAATATTTTTAATGAATAGAGGAAAAGATTTTGCTGGTTGGAAATAGGTTTTGAAGTGTGGAGAGTGGGGTCTTAAAGTTAAGGATACGGGAGGGTGTTCGATTTATAAGGTGAGTTGCTGAAAGGACAGCTTCTCCCCAAAAGTGTTATGGGACATTTGTGGCTAACATGATTGATCTAGTCACTTCAAAAGGTGTCTATTCTTCCTTTCCGCAACTCCATTTTGTTGGGGAGTGTCCACACACGAGCTTTGGTGAACAATTCCAACCTTTTGAAGATAGGAATTTAGAGCAAGATTGTAATACTCACGGCCATTGTCAGTTCTAAGTATCTGAATATTGCTTTGGAATTGTGTTTGTACCATCTTATGATAAATTTCAAATATTCTCCCTACTTCTGATTTTTCCTTCATTAGAAACACCCAGGTAACACGTGTGTGATCATCAATAAAGGTGACAAACCATCTCGAGCCTGTAATGTTGTGGACTCGTGATGGTCCCCATACATCACTATGAATTAATGAAAAAGGTTTTGAGGGTTTATAAGATTGGGGTGAGTAATGGTTTCGAGTATGTTTAGACAATTGACAAATTCACACTGAAAATGTTCCTTGTTTTTATTGAATAAAGAGGGAAACATTTTTTCCAAGTATATGAAATTTGCGTGGCCTAATCTATAGTGCCACATCATTACAGGATTATTATCACTTGAAATTGCAGCTGCAACATGACAATTATTCTTGAGTTTTTCTTCTGATTTTTCCACTTGAAGGAGGTAGAGTCCAACACACTCTTCAACATTGCCAATCGTCTTCCCCGACTCCAAAGTCTGAAATTCACACAAGTTAGGGAAGAATTTAGTAACACATTTCAAATCTCTTATAATCTTGTTAATAGACAGCAAGTTACAATCTAGTTTAGGCACATACAAAACAGAGTCAAGTGTAATATTTGGTGAAATGATAATTGATCCTTTACCCATGACCTTAGAATGTGTACCATCGTCTATTCGAACATTATAGTTATAGGGACATGGAGAATAACTACTAAACAAAGTATAAAATCTCCAGTAATGTGATCTGAAGCCCCTGAGTCAATAATCCATGATTTTATTTTTTCCTTACTAGTGTTTAGAGCATGTAAGTAATTACCTCTTTGAGCCACTACAACAGTACCACCTTTTTATGTAGTTAACATGGTTTGCTGAAGGAGTTTTTGAAGAGCCTCCATTTGTTCTTTGCTAAAAAGAGATGAGTTAGAGTAGGCCACCTTCTTTTGTTTAACTATTGacaaaataaataattaaatcataATAATTACATAATTGTCCGCAATATAACCAATTAAATGGTGAGAAATTATCTTACCTAGAGTTACTCTTCAAGTAGACCTCTAGTAATCATTTCGCAAAGAAGTTTCTCTGCCTTTGCATTCTCATCTTTATAAAAGAGCGCACGAATTATAGTTTCATAAGTTATAGCATCAGGAATGATACCATTGTCATCCATTTTGGACAACAAGGCATCTGCTTCATCAAACAAGCCCTCTCTAGAAAGTCCATTGATCATAATATTATACGCTCGGATATCTAGACTATAACCCTTAATCAAAAGATCCCTAAAAACATCTTGTGCATTCTTAAGTTGTCCTTCTTTGCATAATCCATCTAGAAGTATATTGTATGTGAACATACTTGGTTGAATGCCTTGGTCTTTAATTTTCTTGACTAGGGCAATAGCTTTGTCAACATGATGGTTTTTGCATAAAGCGTATATTATAGAATTGTAAGTGACTATATCGGCTGGTTGACCATTATCGTGCATCTTAAGAACAAGCTCCCAAGCATAGGAGATTCTCCCTGATTTGCACAAACCATCAATAAGGGCATTGTAAGTCATCAAATTATGAATAATATTGTTGCAACTCATTTCTTTGAAGAGATTGACGGCCTCATCCACCATTTTACTCTTAGATAGTCCATTGATCATTATACTATAAGAATGAACATCTAGAGCCACTCCCCTTTGAGCCAAAGTATAGAATATATTCATGGCCTTGTTCACTTCATTAAGTAGGAAATGACCATCCATTAATGAATTATATGTAACAACATCAGGTGTCACACCTTCTTTCATCATCACGGCTAACAGTTTCTTAGCTTCTTTCACTTTTCCTTCCTTACAAAGAGCATCCACCAATATATTAAAAGTATAATCATCTGGTTTGATGAATTTTGATATCATTTCATGGAACAAGCCAAATGCTTCTCTCAATTGACCAACAACGCAAAATCCATATATAAGAGCATTGAAAGTGACAACATcgggagatattttgaaattctagttatcagactttagatgtcacacgggttgttatgacatccaattctgcacagacaagaattatgcagaacttaaaagtaagtacagtaaataacacaagtaattgtttacccagttcagtccaacatgacctacatctggcggctaccaagccagggaggaaatccactatcagtagtattaattcaaagctaaactcacccgtttacaactcctcacttaatccctacccaatgcaatttcaatcttactctaagatcagagttcctactcactcccccccaatcacctcagtgattactacctttaatcaatattaaagacaattttgaagtcacacttcaaacaactcttaattgtgcttaacaactttaatcaagatacacagcactcacgcttaaaagctttgagcgacacaacacttacaactcaatgaacactctatgccacagcaatcatctacgtgataatggcgtggcttacaagatatgtctaatacaagactcacaaaaatacaacagtgaagtatgatggacacactaaatcttcacgcctcaaaatccccagttctgaatgaaggaacgacttccttttatattgcagtccttgggcctttgcacttgtattctcctgaatttaaggtcacgcgagttcccctaaattccacatctaggttactaacaaataggctatttgttaggttcattaaatgtagcttggttgttgatttcctggattttctctcagctgttgaatccctgaagaatagcctgagaaaaagctgaaacagaaaactgaacaacctacaatatagcacATGCTGgcaggaatgaatgtcacgacattcagcttgacatcaaggatcatatgctaagtctgtttttccagaaaacagactgtacaattttgctgacctgtatatgaccaaaatgcccatactacagtaacaacttacattaataaatgtcaaagtatccaatttgacatttacacatttggccttaagtcagttctgttatcctcttgaagaacagactaagaaacatactgaagtgtagcagaacaccactctgtctattgttcagtatatgctgtcaatgatgaatgtcataacatccagtttgacattcagtcagtaggccttatgccaggtctggtatttccttgataaccagactggaaataaacactgagttctaacagaacaccaactgttctattcctcagtatttgctgacagggatgaatgtcaccacattcaaccaatcctgtattagctaatcctgcattaaactactcaagtgtgtcatcacatcagtcaagacatcagagtacagttagacattctaacctacaatgcagtcacacaaacacctccacaccatgtcatgacatcagtcaagacattagaatccagctagtgttttaccatacaatgcagccaattaaacacctacaaactccccctttggcaaatttttggctaaaacactttgatccccataacagagttcacagcagtggaatcacacatctagcaggaattagatctagctaatacactcagagtggcagcacactcacacacatggaagttaagtaaaacttcacataacagcacacatacagaagttaaataaaaacttctaattgcagcacacatacagaggtacagaagttaaataaaaacttcaacacacatcagctgTAGGGGaaggaagttaaataaaaacttcacacacacatcagcatacaaacagaagttaaataaaacttcatcacacatcagctgcagg encodes:
- the LOC127125521 gene encoding pentatricopeptide repeat-containing protein At1g12775, mitochondrial-like, producing the protein MLNMRPTPSIVEFNTILGFLVRTKNHYATTISLYHRLEFNQIQPCIVTLNTIINCYCHTGQMRFAFSVFAKILKIGYQPHTITLNTLIKGLCLNGKVHEARHFHDHVVAHGFRLDRISYGTLINGLCKIGETRAAVKMLRQIDGKLVKVDVVMHNIINDSLCKDKFVMDAYELYCEMIAKKINFKISPDVVTFNALIYGFCVVGQLREAFGLFHEMISKFIKPDDYTFNILVDALCKEGKVKEAKKLLAVMMKEGVTPDVVTYNSLMDGHFLLNEVNKAMNIFYTLAQRGVALDVHSYSIMINGLSKSKMVDEAVNLFKEMSCNNIIHNLMTYNALIDGLCKSGRISYAWELVLKMHDNGQPADIVTYNSIIYALCKNHHVDKAIALVKKIKDQGIQPSMFTYNILLDGLCKEGQLKNAQDVFRDLLIKGYSLDIRAYNIMINGLSREGLFDEADALLSKMDDNGIIPDAITYETIIRALFYKDENAKAEKLLCEMITRGLLEE